A window of Flavobacterium flavigenum contains these coding sequences:
- a CDS encoding efflux RND transporter permease subunit yields MFNKFIQRPVLSIVISLIIVFLGVLSVLSLPITQFPTISPPMVNVTADYPGSNGELMVKAVVIPLERALNGVPGMKYMASDAGNDGEATIKVVFNLGTDPNQAAINVQNRVASVTNKLPPLVIREGIKITREVPSMLMYVNLYSTDPNTDMKFLYNYADINVLSELKRVNGIGSGDILGTREYAMRIWLKPDRMLAYKISADEVMEALSSQSLEASPGKTGESSGKRSQAFEYVLKYSGRFTTKEQYENIVVKSNPNGELLRLKDIAKVEFGSSMYDIYSNLNGKPSAAIVLKQSFGSNANQVIEEVKAKLEKIKQRFPKGMDYEISYDVSKFLDASIEKVIHTLVEAFILVGLVVFLFLGDWRSTVIPAIAVPVSLVGTFVFMTFFDISLNLITLFALVLAIGVVVDDAIVVIEAVHAKMEEEHLSPFKATKKAMHEIAGAIIAITFLMAAVFIPVAFMSGPVGVFYRQFSVTMATAIILSGIVALTLTPALCAMMLKNNHGKPKKKTLADRFIDGFNNKFNLAQGKYQNLLGKIVNRRVVTIVALLGFCAGTWLISSNVPSGFIPNEDQGMFYAVIQTPPGSSLERTNNIAERVQKIAEHIDGVKSVSSLAGYEILSEGTGANSGTCLVNLKDWSERKESVLEIMHEMEEECKDIAGANIEFFQPPAVPGYGAAGGFELRLLDKTGSGDYKRMEQVNNDFVAELNKQPELSNVFSFYSASFPQFMMKVDNDLAQQKGVSIENAMNSLSTLVGSNYEISFIKFGINYKVIVQASPEYRAQPDDILKLYVKNNRDEMVPYSAFMKLEKVYGLSEITRHNMYTSTQISGSPAAGYSSGTAIKVIQEVAAKKLPRGYDIDWAGISADEVAQGNQAIWVFLICLGFVYLVLAAQYESFILPLSVILSLPAGIFGAFLLLQIAGLENNIYAQVAMVMLIGLLGKNAVLIVEFAIQRHAAGKTVLEAAMEGAKARFRPILMTSFAFIAGLIPLVFATGPGKIGNRTIGTAAAGGMLIGTICGVFVIPGLYYIFAKIAEKHKLVKHEEENPLTEEIDNNHV; encoded by the coding sequence ATGTTTAATAAATTTATTCAAAGACCTGTTCTTTCGATAGTAATATCGTTGATAATTGTCTTTTTAGGGGTCTTATCGGTATTAAGTTTGCCAATTACCCAATTCCCTACCATTTCACCTCCAATGGTGAATGTTACTGCAGACTATCCTGGGTCTAACGGAGAATTGATGGTTAAGGCGGTTGTTATTCCTTTGGAAAGAGCCTTAAACGGAGTTCCCGGAATGAAATATATGGCTTCAGATGCCGGAAACGATGGTGAAGCAACAATAAAAGTAGTTTTTAACTTAGGTACTGATCCTAACCAGGCAGCAATTAACGTTCAGAACCGTGTGGCTTCTGTTACCAATAAACTTCCTCCTTTGGTAATTCGTGAAGGTATCAAAATTACCAGAGAGGTACCAAGTATGCTGATGTACGTGAACCTTTACAGTACAGACCCAAATACCGACATGAAGTTTTTATACAACTATGCTGATATTAACGTACTTTCTGAATTAAAAAGGGTAAACGGTATTGGTTCCGGAGATATCTTAGGAACACGTGAATATGCCATGCGTATTTGGCTGAAACCAGATCGTATGCTGGCTTATAAAATTTCTGCAGATGAGGTAATGGAAGCTTTATCAAGTCAGAGTTTGGAGGCTTCCCCGGGTAAAACAGGGGAAAGCTCAGGAAAACGTTCTCAGGCATTTGAATATGTATTGAAATATTCCGGACGTTTTACTACAAAAGAACAATATGAGAACATTGTCGTAAAATCAAATCCAAATGGAGAGCTTTTACGTTTGAAAGATATTGCAAAAGTTGAATTTGGAAGTTCGATGTATGATATTTATTCGAATTTGAACGGAAAACCATCAGCGGCGATTGTATTGAAACAATCTTTTGGAAGTAATGCCAATCAGGTTATCGAAGAAGTAAAAGCCAAGCTGGAAAAAATCAAACAAAGATTTCCAAAAGGAATGGATTATGAAATTTCGTATGACGTTTCTAAATTCCTTGACGCTTCTATTGAAAAGGTAATTCACACATTGGTTGAAGCGTTTATTCTGGTAGGATTAGTAGTTTTCCTTTTCTTAGGAGACTGGCGTTCAACGGTTATTCCGGCCATTGCGGTTCCGGTATCGCTGGTAGGAACCTTTGTGTTCATGACATTTTTTGATATTTCGCTGAACTTAATTACTTTATTTGCTTTGGTACTAGCAATCGGGGTCGTCGTCGATGATGCGATTGTGGTTATCGAAGCCGTTCACGCCAAGATGGAAGAAGAACATCTGTCGCCATTTAAGGCTACTAAAAAAGCAATGCACGAAATTGCGGGGGCAATCATTGCAATTACTTTTCTTATGGCGGCAGTATTTATTCCGGTAGCCTTTATGTCAGGACCAGTTGGAGTATTTTACAGACAATTTTCAGTTACCATGGCCACAGCAATTATTCTTTCGGGTATTGTGGCATTGACCCTGACTCCGGCTTTGTGTGCAATGATGTTAAAAAACAATCATGGTAAACCTAAGAAAAAAACTCTTGCTGACCGGTTTATCGATGGTTTCAACAACAAGTTTAATCTGGCGCAGGGCAAGTACCAAAATTTATTAGGTAAAATTGTCAACAGAAGAGTGGTTACCATAGTGGCGCTTTTAGGATTTTGTGCGGGAACATGGCTAATAAGCAGTAACGTGCCTTCCGGATTTATTCCAAATGAGGACCAGGGAATGTTTTATGCGGTTATCCAGACACCACCAGGATCTTCACTAGAAAGAACCAACAATATTGCAGAGAGAGTTCAAAAAATTGCAGAACATATTGATGGCGTAAAATCGGTTTCTTCATTAGCAGGTTATGAAATCCTTTCAGAGGGTACAGGAGCAAACTCAGGTACTTGTTTGGTGAATCTAAAAGACTGGAGTGAAAGAAAAGAATCTGTTCTGGAGATTATGCATGAAATGGAGGAAGAATGCAAAGATATCGCAGGAGCTAATATCGAGTTTTTCCAACCGCCAGCTGTTCCTGGTTATGGAGCTGCCGGAGGATTTGAGCTTCGTTTGTTAGATAAAACAGGTTCTGGCGATTACAAGAGAATGGAGCAGGTAAACAACGATTTTGTGGCTGAATTAAACAAACAGCCTGAATTATCCAATGTGTTTAGTTTTTACAGTGCCAGTTTTCCTCAATTTATGATGAAAGTAGACAATGACCTTGCACAGCAGAAGGGGGTTTCAATCGAAAACGCCATGAATTCCCTGTCGACTCTTGTGGGTAGTAATTATGAAATCAGTTTTATCAAATTTGGAATTAATTATAAAGTAATCGTTCAGGCTTCACCGGAATATCGTGCACAGCCAGATGATATTTTGAAGTTGTATGTAAAAAACAATCGTGATGAGATGGTGCCGTATTCTGCTTTTATGAAACTGGAAAAAGTATATGGACTTTCAGAGATTACACGTCATAATATGTACACTTCTACACAGATCAGTGGTTCTCCAGCTGCGGGTTACAGTTCCGGTACTGCGATTAAGGTGATTCAGGAAGTAGCTGCGAAAAAATTACCAAGAGGATATGATATTGACTGGGCGGGAATCTCTGCCGATGAGGTAGCACAGGGCAATCAGGCAATCTGGGTGTTCTTAATTTGTTTAGGATTCGTATACCTGGTTCTTGCAGCTCAGTACGAAAGTTTTATTTTGCCATTATCAGTAATTCTTTCTCTTCCTGCCGGTATTTTTGGTGCTTTCCTTTTATTGCAGATTGCAGGATTAGAAAACAACATTTATGCGCAGGTAGCGATGGTTATGCTTATTGGATTATTAGGTAAAAATGCCGTATTGATTGTAGAGTTTGCAATCCAGAGACATGCTGCAGGCAAAACGGTTTTAGAAGCTGCTATGGAAGGTGCAAAGGCAAGGTTCCGTCCTATTTTGATGACTTCATTCGCATTTATTGCCGGATTAATACCGCTTGTTTTTGCTACTGGTCCGGGAAAAATTGGTAACCGAACTATTGGTACTGCAGCAGCAGGAGGTATGTTAATCGGGACGATTTGCGGAGTATTCGTAATTCCGGGCTTGTATTACATCTTTGCTAAAATTGCCGAGAAACATAAACTGGTAAAACATGAAGAAGAGAATCCATTAACTGAAGAAATTGACAACAATCATGTATAA
- a CDS encoding efflux RND transporter periplasmic adaptor subunit, with protein MKRIVFTGLIALVCLTSCTSKKEEKEEAEKFTVTNPVKIDTSFTKEYVSQIRSVRNIEIRAQEKGFLQNIYVDEGQFVKAGQLLFRIMPNMYQAELLKAQAEQKSAEIEVLNAKTLADKNIVSKNELSVAQAKLQSAKAEVALAKLHLSFTEIKAPFDGTIDRIPLKLGSLIDEGELMTSLSDNSQMFAYFNVSEPEYLQYQTDVKDRAETKVGLLLANGEPFKYKGNVEVIESEFNNETGNIAFRARFANNSKLLRNGETGKVQMLVPLKNAIVIPQKATYEIQDKKYVFIVDKNNKVSAKEITITGEIPDLYVVSSGLTENNKILLEGVQKVKEGDKINYVYIAPQKVINNLRLKAE; from the coding sequence ATGAAAAGAATTGTTTTCACAGGCTTAATTGCCTTAGTGTGCCTAACCAGTTGTACATCTAAAAAAGAAGAAAAAGAGGAAGCAGAAAAATTTACAGTAACCAATCCTGTAAAAATTGACACTTCATTTACCAAAGAATATGTTTCGCAGATTCGTTCTGTACGAAACATCGAAATCCGCGCCCAGGAAAAAGGGTTTTTACAAAATATTTATGTGGATGAAGGACAGTTTGTAAAAGCAGGTCAGTTATTATTCAGAATCATGCCCAACATGTATCAGGCAGAATTGCTAAAAGCCCAGGCAGAACAAAAATCTGCAGAAATTGAGGTTTTAAACGCGAAGACCCTGGCAGATAAAAATATCGTTTCTAAAAACGAACTAAGTGTTGCCCAGGCAAAACTGCAGTCGGCAAAAGCTGAGGTGGCACTGGCTAAACTTCATTTGTCATTTACCGAAATCAAAGCGCCTTTTGACGGAACGATCGACCGTATTCCGTTAAAATTAGGAAGTCTTATTGATGAAGGAGAATTGATGACCAGCCTTTCAGATAACTCTCAGATGTTTGCTTATTTTAATGTCTCTGAGCCGGAATACCTGCAATATCAAACCGATGTAAAAGACCGTGCAGAAACAAAAGTAGGGCTGCTTTTGGCCAACGGTGAACCTTTTAAGTACAAAGGAAATGTTGAGGTTATCGAAAGTGAATTTAATAACGAAACCGGAAATATTGCTTTTAGGGCAAGGTTCGCTAATAATTCAAAATTACTTAGAAACGGAGAAACCGGGAAGGTTCAGATGTTGGTTCCTTTGAAAAATGCTATTGTGATTCCACAAAAAGCGACTTACGAAATTCAGGATAAAAAATATGTGTTTATTGTCGATAAGAACAATAAGGTAAGCGCAAAAGAAATCACGATTACTGGTGAAATTCCGGATTTATATGTTGTAAGCAGCGGACTGACAGAAAATAATAAAATTTTACTTGAAGGTGTTCAGAAAGTAAAAGAAGGAGATAAAATCAATTACGTTTATATCGCCCCGCAAAAGGTAATCAACAATTTAAGACTAAAAGCGGAGTAA
- a CDS encoding tetratricopeptide repeat protein — protein MKHVLLTLFFMATCSVWSQSATAYFDKAMKKAEAGNTKGAIADYTKAISMNSKFVEAYQNRGVAKFKLNDFTGALADFNKTIELDNMNADAYTGRANVNYKLLNYPDVIKDCSYSIMLNPKDYVSYNLRALAYNKSGDKKNCCKDFSKAIELGSQSAIKNRATFCK, from the coding sequence ATGAAACACGTATTACTTACTTTATTTTTTATGGCGACCTGTTCAGTATGGTCACAATCAGCAACTGCTTATTTCGACAAAGCAATGAAAAAAGCCGAAGCCGGCAACACAAAAGGCGCAATTGCAGACTACACAAAAGCAATCAGTATGAATTCAAAATTTGTAGAAGCCTATCAGAACCGTGGTGTAGCCAAATTCAAGCTAAACGATTTCACAGGTGCTTTGGCTGATTTTAACAAAACCATCGAGTTAGATAACATGAATGCTGATGCCTATACAGGGAGAGCAAACGTAAATTACAAACTATTAAATTATCCTGATGTTATTAAAGATTGTTCTTATTCGATTATGTTAAACCCAAAAGATTATGTGTCTTATAATCTTAGGGCATTAGCCTATAACAAATCAGGCGACAAAAAAAATTGCTGCAAGGATTTCTCTAAAGCGATAGAATTAGGAAGCCAAAGTGCGATTAAGAACAGAGCAACTTTTTGTAAATAA
- a CDS encoding ion channel, producing the protein MALLKKINNKAQTDQNSGFGTNANSYGGRFVNKNGTPNIEKRGMHMLRRISWYHTMINMPNWKFMLILFIFYIAINFVFAMLYYAIGIEHLDGISQSQNVWTQFGQAYFFSAQTFTTVGYGHISPIGFLTSALSAAEALIGLLSFAIATGLFFGRFSKPTAFLKFSHHALISPYKNGKGLMIRLVPFKNTNFTDAKAKVTLGMSIEENGVMTNKFYNLDLELDRINALSLSWTLVHPITENSPLYNFTEEDFMKVNGEILVFITTFDDMFSNTVAARTSYTFNEIIYGAKFKTMYNRSKDGSRTILHLDLLNSVEQATF; encoded by the coding sequence ATGGCTCTTTTAAAGAAAATAAATAATAAGGCACAAACAGATCAAAATTCAGGTTTTGGCACAAATGCTAACAGCTATGGCGGAAGATTTGTGAACAAAAACGGAACGCCAAACATCGAGAAAAGAGGCATGCATATGTTGCGCAGGATCAGCTGGTACCATACCATGATAAATATGCCCAACTGGAAATTCATGTTGATTTTATTTATTTTTTATATTGCCATCAATTTTGTTTTTGCAATGCTATATTATGCAATCGGAATTGAACATCTTGACGGAATATCTCAATCGCAAAATGTTTGGACACAATTTGGACAGGCTTATTTTTTCAGCGCACAGACTTTTACAACTGTTGGTTACGGACATATCAGTCCAATCGGATTTTTGACCAGCGCCCTTTCTGCTGCAGAAGCTTTAATCGGACTTTTAAGTTTTGCCATAGCGACAGGTTTATTCTTTGGAAGATTCAGCAAACCAACCGCTTTTTTAAAATTTTCCCATCATGCCCTGATTTCTCCATATAAAAATGGCAAAGGTTTAATGATAAGGCTTGTCCCTTTTAAAAACACCAATTTTACTGATGCAAAAGCAAAAGTAACACTTGGGATGAGCATAGAAGAAAACGGAGTAATGACCAATAAGTTTTATAATCTTGATTTAGAACTAGACAGAATTAATGCACTTTCCTTAAGCTGGACGCTGGTTCATCCAATAACAGAAAACAGCCCTTTGTATAATTTTACCGAAGAAGATTTCATGAAGGTCAATGGAGAAATCCTGGTCTTTATTACTACTTTCGATGATATGTTCAGCAATACCGTCGCTGCAAGGACTTCTTATACATTTAATGAAATTATATATGGAGCCAAATTCAAAACCATGTACAACCGAAGCAAAGACGGTTCCAGAACAATTTTACACTTAGATTTATTAAACAGTGTAGAACAGGCAACTTTCTAA
- a CDS encoding MerR family transcriptional regulator, which produces MINNIKTVFNIKDLENLSGIKAHTIRIWEKRYNILEPMRTDTNIRLYDLASLQKLLNITLLHEYGYKISKIATFPEEKIPELVREIISMKNSQNYAINSFKMSMMNFDQELFFNTFDWLISEKSFQQVFKEHFLPLLKELGLLWQSQTISPANEHFMSHLIKQKILIYTEGLQIVKPTKTDKVFVLSLPLNEIHQIGLLYLQYEIVLKGYKSIYLGESMPIENLEDLTRHFNKITFVTFMTVQPDRGVVNQYVKTMEKKLLLKTNEIWLIGKMVEHIDRKNLSERTFVFDTMEETIQRI; this is translated from the coding sequence ATGATAAACAATATAAAAACAGTTTTCAATATAAAAGATCTTGAAAACTTATCCGGAATAAAAGCACACACTATTCGCATCTGGGAAAAGAGGTACAATATCCTTGAACCTATGCGGACTGATACTAATATCAGACTATACGATTTAGCCAGTTTACAAAAGCTGCTCAATATTACCCTGCTTCATGAATACGGATACAAGATATCTAAAATCGCCACTTTTCCTGAAGAAAAAATTCCGGAGTTGGTCCGCGAAATTATTTCAATGAAAAATTCACAGAATTACGCCATCAATTCGTTTAAGATGTCTATGATGAATTTCGATCAGGAGCTTTTTTTTAACACCTTCGACTGGCTGATTTCTGAAAAATCATTTCAACAGGTTTTTAAGGAACACTTTCTTCCACTTTTGAAAGAATTAGGACTTTTATGGCAATCACAAACCATCAGTCCGGCAAACGAACACTTCATGAGCCACCTGATTAAGCAAAAAATATTAATTTATACCGAGGGGCTTCAAATTGTTAAGCCTACCAAAACAGATAAAGTATTTGTGCTTTCTTTACCGCTGAATGAAATTCATCAAATAGGATTGCTGTATCTTCAATACGAAATCGTACTCAAAGGCTACAAAAGTATTTATCTGGGCGAAAGCATGCCTATAGAAAACCTGGAGGACCTCACCAGACATTTCAACAAAATTACTTTTGTTACCTTTATGACTGTACAGCCAGATCGCGGCGTTGTAAATCAGTATGTAAAAACAATGGAGAAAAAACTGCTTTTAAAAACCAACGAAATCTGGCTGATTGGAAAAATGGTTGAACATATTGACCGAAAAAACTTATCAGAAAGAACATTTGTTTTTGACACAATGGAAGAAACTATTCAAAGAATATAA
- a CDS encoding phytoene desaturase family protein yields MKKTISIIGSGFSALAASCYMAKLGHDVTIYEKNDSIGGRARQFKSNGFTFDMGPSWYWMPDVFERFFQDFDKKQSDYYELIKLNPAYRVYFGIDDFINICDNLEAIKSTFENIEKGSGQKLQTFINEAKSNYDIAIKDLVYRPGVSPLELITPKTVLKLNEFLSTVSSDIRKEFKNERLIQILEFPVLFLGAKPSKTPSFYNFMNYADFGLGTWHPKTGMFDVVRGIEKLALELGVTIKTNSGIEKIIVENKTATGIVINGKTIQSDIILSGADYQHTETLLEKEYRAYSDNYWESRVFAPSSLLFFVGFDKKIENITHHALFFDVDFNQHAADIYDDPKWPDAPLFYANFPSKTDPTAAPEGMETGFFLIPLAPGINDSEALREKYFEKIITRFEQITQQKIKNNIIFKKSFCKNDFVADYNAYKGNAYGMANTLLQTAFLRPKLKSKKVRNLYFTGQLTVPGPGVPPALISGKLVAELIQKSL; encoded by the coding sequence ATGAAAAAAACTATCTCCATAATAGGTTCTGGGTTTTCTGCTTTAGCAGCTTCATGCTACATGGCAAAGCTTGGACATGACGTAACTATATACGAAAAAAACGATTCGATTGGCGGAAGGGCAAGACAATTTAAAAGCAACGGTTTTACCTTTGATATGGGGCCAAGCTGGTACTGGATGCCGGATGTTTTTGAACGATTCTTTCAGGATTTCGACAAAAAACAATCGGATTATTATGAGCTTATCAAATTAAATCCTGCCTATCGGGTTTATTTTGGCATTGATGATTTTATAAATATCTGCGACAATCTTGAAGCAATAAAATCTACTTTCGAAAACATCGAAAAAGGAAGCGGACAAAAGCTTCAGACTTTTATCAATGAGGCTAAAAGCAATTACGATATTGCCATAAAAGATCTGGTATATCGTCCCGGGGTTTCTCCTTTAGAATTAATAACACCAAAAACTGTTTTAAAACTTAACGAGTTTCTTAGCACAGTCAGTTCTGATATCCGGAAAGAATTCAAAAATGAAAGACTGATCCAGATTTTGGAATTCCCCGTTTTGTTTCTGGGTGCGAAGCCTTCCAAAACCCCTTCGTTTTACAATTTCATGAATTACGCCGATTTTGGTTTAGGCACCTGGCATCCTAAAACCGGGATGTTTGATGTGGTTCGCGGGATCGAAAAACTGGCTTTAGAATTAGGCGTGACAATTAAAACCAACTCGGGAATTGAAAAAATAATTGTAGAAAATAAAACGGCTACCGGAATTGTAATTAACGGAAAAACAATCCAGTCGGACATTATTTTAAGCGGTGCCGATTACCAGCATACCGAAACTTTACTCGAAAAAGAATATCGCGCCTATTCTGACAACTATTGGGAGAGCCGTGTTTTTGCCCCTTCTTCCCTGCTGTTCTTTGTAGGTTTTGATAAAAAAATAGAAAACATAACGCATCATGCCTTATTCTTTGATGTTGATTTCAATCAGCATGCAGCTGATATTTATGATGACCCAAAATGGCCTGATGCCCCATTGTTTTATGCTAACTTTCCATCAAAAACAGATCCGACAGCAGCACCTGAAGGAATGGAAACGGGTTTCTTTTTAATTCCGCTAGCACCGGGAATAAATGACAGTGAAGCACTTAGGGAAAAATATTTTGAGAAAATCATCACTCGTTTTGAGCAGATTACGCAACAAAAAATAAAAAATAATATTATATTTAAGAAATCATTCTGTAAAAACGATTTTGTAGCGGATTATAATGCTTACAAAGGAAATGCTTACGGAATGGCAAATACCTTATTACAAACTGCTTTTTTAAGGCCAAAATTAAAAAGCAAAAAAGTACGTAATTTATATTTTACAGGACAATTAACAGTTCCTGGTCCAGGGGTTCCGCCTGCTTTAATTTCAGGAAAACTGGTTGCTGAGTTAATTCAAAAATCACTTTAG
- a CDS encoding phytoene/squalene synthase family protein: MKSLFDTVSFKCSKLVTKNYSTSFSLAVHMLAPSIRDAIYSIYGFVRFADEIVDSFHDYEKEYLIDDFEKEYYKAMQLGISLNPILNSFQHTVKEYNITDDLVQAFLKSMKLDLIKSNYNTQTEYEDYIYGSADVVGLMCLKVFVKGNNQKYEQLKNEAMRLGSAFQKVNFLRDLKDDNLVLNRNYFPGVNLNSFDENTKTAIINEIEEDFRVAYQGIVKLPIEAKFGVYTAFIYYKKLLKKLKNTPCSEIGNSRIRVSNYTKAGLLAQSFVTYKLKLV, translated from the coding sequence ATGAAATCATTATTCGACACCGTTTCTTTCAAATGCAGTAAGCTGGTTACCAAAAACTACAGCACTTCTTTTTCGCTTGCCGTACACATGCTGGCACCAAGCATTCGCGATGCCATTTACAGCATTTATGGTTTTGTGCGATTTGCTGATGAAATTGTAGATTCTTTTCATGATTATGAGAAAGAATACCTTATTGACGATTTCGAAAAAGAATATTACAAAGCGATGCAATTAGGAATAAGCCTCAATCCTATTCTTAATTCTTTTCAGCATACTGTAAAAGAGTATAACATCACAGACGATCTGGTTCAGGCGTTTTTAAAAAGCATGAAACTTGACCTCATCAAATCAAATTATAACACCCAGACTGAATATGAAGATTACATTTATGGATCAGCGGATGTGGTGGGTTTAATGTGCCTGAAGGTTTTCGTAAAGGGAAATAATCAAAAATACGAGCAGCTTAAAAATGAAGCGATGCGATTGGGATCAGCTTTTCAAAAAGTGAATTTCCTGCGGGATTTAAAAGACGACAATCTGGTTTTAAACCGAAATTATTTTCCGGGTGTCAATCTGAATTCATTCGATGAAAATACAAAAACTGCTATCATCAACGAAATCGAAGAAGATTTCAGAGTGGCCTATCAGGGAATCGTTAAACTGCCAATTGAAGCTAAATTTGGGGTTTACACCGCGTTTATCTATTATAAAAAACTACTGAAAAAGCTTAAAAATACTCCCTGCTCCGAAATTGGAAATTCAAGAATCCGTGTTTCAAATTATACTAAAGCAGGTCTTTTGGCCCAGTCTTTTGTAACTTACAAATTAAAATTAGTCTAA
- a CDS encoding sterol desaturase family protein, whose protein sequence is MISFLIFLGVFLFMECVTWLTHKYIMHGLMWYFHADHHQPKYEHTFERNDIFFVIFAIPSIILFYFGVQGGFNYLFFVACGITTYGICYFLIHDVLIHQRFKWFKNTKNRYLIGLRKAHKIHHKHLGKEHGECFGMLFVPFKYYKM, encoded by the coding sequence ATGATTTCTTTTTTAATCTTTTTAGGGGTTTTTCTGTTCATGGAATGCGTTACCTGGCTTACGCACAAATACATTATGCATGGGCTGATGTGGTATTTCCACGCAGATCATCACCAGCCAAAATACGAACATACTTTTGAGCGTAATGATATCTTTTTTGTCATTTTCGCCATTCCAAGCATCATTCTTTTTTACTTTGGAGTCCAGGGCGGTTTCAATTATTTGTTTTTTGTGGCATGTGGCATTACCACTTACGGAATATGCTATTTTCTGATTCACGATGTATTGATCCACCAACGTTTTAAATGGTTTAAAAACACCAAAAACAGATATCTTATCGGCCTACGAAAAGCACATAAAATCCACCATAAACATTTAGGAAAAGAACACGGCGAATGTTTCGGAATGTTATTCGTGCCTTTCAAATATTATAAAATGTAG
- a CDS encoding SRPBCC family protein: MKIYKLETVQHLNATIEECWDFFSSPQNLQTITPKDMSFEIQDFDGKRMYPGQIITYTLKPLFGIKMNWVTIITVSQENQYFIDEQRFGPYALWHHKHFFEPAENGGTKMTDIVHYAIPFGFLGQIMNTLVVNKKIRGIFDFRRTKIDELFNSKL; encoded by the coding sequence ATGAAAATCTATAAACTAGAAACCGTTCAGCATCTTAATGCCACTATTGAAGAATGCTGGGACTTTTTCTCAAGTCCTCAAAACCTTCAAACCATCACACCCAAAGACATGAGCTTCGAAATCCAGGATTTTGATGGAAAGCGCATGTATCCCGGACAAATCATAACCTATACGCTGAAACCTTTGTTCGGAATTAAAATGAATTGGGTAACCATCATTACCGTTTCTCAGGAAAACCAGTATTTCATAGACGAACAACGTTTCGGTCCTTACGCTTTATGGCATCACAAACACTTTTTTGAACCGGCAGAAAATGGCGGAACTAAAATGACCGACATCGTGCATTATGCCATTCCATTTGGATTTCTCGGACAAATCATGAATACGTTAGTGGTAAATAAAAAGATCAGGGGCATCTTTGATTTTCGTCGTACCAAAATCGACGAATTGTTCAATTCGAAATTATAA